One segment of Scleropages formosus chromosome 23, fSclFor1.1, whole genome shotgun sequence DNA contains the following:
- the LOC108921978 gene encoding PHD finger protein 20-like protein 1 isoform X5, with the protein MSKKPPNRPGITFEVGAKIEAQDYLHKWYPSHIEKIDYEEGKMLVHFDRWSHRYDEWIYWDSSRLRPLQRPALRKEGLKEEDEMVERLSEMTASRHHELPGSTESTEDQTELPQSRQDLRSGEEVLARWTDCRYYPAKIESISKEGSYTVQFYDGVVRCVKRMHIKSMLDDSKGQDWNALVKAATAKDKPRTSASSNRDHEESSEDGDPEDEELEVTQMPATLKPISKEDPKRSPGLHETVRCRKEKEKIDASCNTKGMRFPKMRASKGAEDDISVRKEDQGNAVGLSDERRLVGTHDESPVGLTEHPITPTTTSPTKLRCRRLKHTSGEPIDSPRQLKAMVEEESTRTEIATPSVKATPIVTATALHTASSTLQPSDQSQQRRRSQRLAMWAPSIPMGNTPPASTSRPHETGSEVLLGETSMPSVQMAPDSPFLAENSKPATDLNIDVPAVTNSSSVALPLETPQLPVTEVAKETDSPTPSRITIGEKLSEPTAVAGLKTACRNPKANKHAREPIMNTIKSEGGTSHKDSFFDLDHNKFSCKVPGCSKAFRKAKLLDYHLKYYHNAEKEFEAGPSGKVGRTRAISTSVPGSTPFESIDSTRRRTVSTSAFNLCAHTHVLPSLAFSAQSHLQLDSCGIGVKPTKTDKKKRSSASFSSDGSESLLLVPNQEQTSDTLHDKILKKVIEKDKYLDLGLIQPEKKMKLEETCQPIGKKKDKERKDKKDHFKVKQKKKKKKKKSKQHNLSDFEDLPLSLLERCSSPCRPFTPQGNASSKLTAFQYPRAILSVDLTGENLSDIDFLEDSSTESLFLSGDEYGQDLDSFTMDDFQEEDNEEQGASREIVRCICEMDDENGFMIQCEECMCWQHSVCVGLLEDCVPDLYICYMCRDPPGQRWSAKYQHSKEWLNKGHMYGLPFLSENYSHQNAKKIVSTHQLLADVFSVKKVLHGLQLKMDILQRKHSPSLHLWARSWVKSDEDKTMVNCPNHILIQGQLSDGRSCYPSLDNYITSEHSYQKPLGLGLDPWSSTISEGRSNWEPAVPFGLKEEKGRSCLQLQLNLLNHVEDVQKQVARRMDLIEKELDVLENWLDFTGELEPPDPLARLPQLKWRMKQLLNDLVKVQQMGSLFSI; encoded by the exons ATGAGCAAAAAGCCCCCTAATCGTCCAGGTATCACTTTTGAAGTTGGGGCCAAGATTGAAGCTCAGGACTACCTTCATAAATG GTACCCCTCACACATTGAGAAGATCGATTATGAGGAGGGGAAAATGCTTGTTCACTTTGACCGCTGGAGCCATCGATATGATGAGTGGATTTACTGGGACAGTAGTCGACTGCGTCCTCTGCAGAGACCAGCGCTTCGCAAAGAAGGTCTTAAGGAGGAGGATGAGATGGTT GAAAGACTCAGCGAGATGACAGCATCTCGCCATCATGAGCTTCCTGGAAGTACAGAGAGCACAGAGGACCAAACAGAGTTACCACAGTCAAGACAA GACTTGAGATCAGGTGAGGAGGTACTGGCTCGATGGACTGATTGCCGTTACTACCCTGCTAAGATAGAGTCTATAAGCAAAGAAG GTTCATACACAGTTCAGTTCTATGATGGAGTTGTTAGGTGTGTGAAGAGAATGCACATCAAGTCAATGCTTGACGATTCCAAAGGACAG GACTGGAATGCTCTGGTGAAGGCAGCCACTGCCAAGGACAAGCCAAGAACTAGTGCCAGCAGCAACAGGGATCATGAGGAGAGTTCAGAAGATGGGGACCCGGAAGACGAAGAGCTGGAAGTCACCCAGATGCCAG CAACACTGAAACCTATAAGTAAGGAGGACCCGAAACGATCCCCAGGACTACATGAAACTGTGAGATGcagaaaggagaaagaaaagattGATGCCTCATGCAACACAAAGGGCATGCGCTTCCCCAAAATGAGAG CCTCAAAAGGAGCTGAGGATGACATCTCTGTGAGGAAGGAAGATCAGGGAAATGCTGTAGGGCTTTCTGATGAG CGTCGTTTGGTAGGAACACACGATGAAAGCCCAGTGGGTCTGACAGAGCATCCCATAACACCCACCACAACCTCGCCCACCAAGCTACGCTGCCGGCGGCTTAAGCACACCTCAGGAGAGCCCATTGACAGCCCCAGGCAGTTGAAGGCCATGGTAGAGGAGGAGTCCACCCGCACAGAGATAGCTACACCTTCAGTGAAAGCCACACCCATAGTTACAGCCACTGCCTTACACA CAGCTTCCAGCACGCTTCAGCCCTCAGACCAGAGCCAGCAGCGGAGGCGTTCGCAGCGCTTGGCTATGTGGGCTCCTTCCATCCCCATGGGGAACACTCCCCCTGCCTCCACCTCCAGACCACATGAGACAGGCTCCGAGGTCCTCTTGGGTGAAACATCCATGCCATCTGTTcagatgg CCCCAGACTCTCCCTTCCTGGCAGAGAACTCCAAGCCAGCTACTGACCTTAACATAGATGTACCAGCTGTAACAAATTCATCATCTGTGGCACTGCCCCTCGAAACACCTCAGCTTCCCGTCACAGAGGTAGCCAAAGAAACTGACAGTCCCACACCCAGTCGCATAACCATTGGAGAGAAGTtatctgaacccacagcag TTGCTGGACTGAAGACAGCCTGCAggaatccaaaagcaaacaAGCATGCCAGGGAGCCAA TAATGAACACTATCAAGAGTGAAGGGGGGACTTCTCACAAGGATAGCTTCTTTGACCTGGATCACAACAAATTTAGCTGTAAGGTGCCGGGCTGTTCCAAGGCTTTCCGCAAGGCTAAACTGCTTGACTACCATCTCAAGTACTACCACAATGCAGAGAAGGAGTTTGAGGCAGGACCCTCCGGCAAGGTGGGCCGCACAAGGGCTATCTCTACCTCTGTGCCTGGCAGCACCCCATTTGAGAGCATTGACAGCACAAGGCGGAGGACAGTCTCGACATCTGCCT tTAAcctgtgtgcacacacacacgtcttgCCCTCTCTAGCTTTCTCTGCACAGAGTCACTTACAGCTAGATAGCTGTGGGATTGGTGTGAAACCAACCAAAACAGACAAGAAGAAGCGCTCATCTGCCTCTTTCAGTTCTGATGGGTCGGAGAGCCTGCTCCTTGTTCCCAACCAAGAACAGACTTCTGACACACTGCATGACAAAATCCTGAAGAAGGTCATAGAAAAGGACAAGTATTTGGACCTTG GACTGATCCAGcctgagaagaaaatgaaacttgAAGAGACATGTCAACCAATAG GAAAGAAGAAGGATAAAGAgcgaaaagacaaaaaagaccatttcaaagtaaaacaaaagaagaagaagaagaaaaagaaatccaAGCAGCATA ACTTGTCTGATTTTGAGGACCTGCCCCTGTCCCTCCTGGAGAGATGCTCCTCCCCTTGCAGGCCTTTTACTCCGCAGGGTAACGCCTCTTCCAAGCTCACAGCCTTTCAGTATCCCCGAGCCATCTTGTCTGTGGACCTCACTGGAGAAA ATCTGTCTGACATCGATTTCTTAGAAGATTCCTCCACGGAGAGTCTATTCTTGAGCGGTGATGAGTACGGCCAGGATCTGGACTCCTTCACTATGGACGACTTCCAGGAGGAAGACAATGAGGAGCAGGGCGCATCCAGGGAGATCGTACGTTGCATCTGTGAGATGGATGATGAGAATGGCTTCATGATTCAG TGTGAGGAATGCATGTGCTGGCAGCACAGCGTGTGCGTGGGTCTGCTGGAGGACTGTGTCCCTGACCTGTACATCTGCTACATGTGCAGGGACCCCCCAG GTCAGAGGTGGAGTGCCAAGTACCAGCACAGTAAGGAATGGCTCAACAAGGGCCACATGTATGGTCTGCCCTTCCTCTCGGAGAACTACTCGCATCAGAATGCCAAAAAAATTGTGTCCACACATCAGCTCCTGGCTGACGTGTTCAGCGTTAAAAAGGTGCTTCATGGACTACAACTCAAAATGGACATATTACA GAGGAAACACAGTCCAAGCTTGCACTTGTGGGCTCGGTCATGGGTTAAGTCAGACGAAGACAAAACCATGGTAAACTGCCCCAACCACATCCTCATCCAGGGCCAGCTGTCAGATGGTCGCAGTTGCTACCCCAGTCTGGACAACTACATCACCAGCGAGCACAGCTACCAGAAACCTTTAGGGCTAGGGCTGGACCCCTGGTCCTCTACCATCTCAGAAGGGCGGTCAAACTGGGAGCCTGCAGTGCCATTTGGACTGAAGGAGGAAAAG GGCAGAAGCTGTCTTCAGTTGCAGCTGAACCTACTGAATCACGTTGAGGATGTCCAGAAGCAGGTGGCCAGGAGAATGGACCTGATAGAGAAAGAGCTGGATG TGCTGGAGAACTGGCTGGACTTCactggtgagctggagcccCCAGACCCACTAGCTAGGCTGCCCCAGCTCAAGTGGCGCATGAAGCAGCTCCTGAACGACCTTGTCAAGGTGCAGCAGATGGGCTCATTGTTCTCCATCTGA
- the LOC108921978 gene encoding PHD finger protein 20-like protein 1 isoform X4, translating to MSKKPPNRPGITFEVGAKIEAQDYLHKWYPSHIEKIDYEEGKMLVHFDRWSHRYDEWIYWDSSRLRPLQRPALRKEGLKEEDEMVERLSEMTASRHHELPGSTESTEDQTELPQSRQDLRSGEEVLARWTDCRYYPAKIESISKEGSYTVQFYDGVVRCVKRMHIKSMLDDSKGQDWNALVKAATAKDKPRTSASSNRDHEESSEDGDPEDEELEVTQMPATLKPISKEDPKRSPGLHETVRCRKEKEKIDASCNTKGMRFPKMRASKGAEDDISVRKEDQGNAVGLSDERRLVGTHDESPVGLTEHPITPTTTSPTKLRCRRLKHTSGEPIDSPRQLKAMVEEESTRTEIATPSVKATPIVTATALHTASSTLQPSDQSQQRRRSQRLAMWAPSIPMGNTPPASTSRPHETGSEVLLGETSMPSVQMAPDSPFLAENSKPATDLNIDVPAVTNSSSVALPLETPQLPVTEVAKETDSPTPSRITIGEKLSEPTAVAGLKTACRNPKANKHAREPIMNTIKSEGGTSHKDSFFDLDHNKFSCKVPGCSKAFRKAKLLDYHLKYYHNAEKEFEAGPSGKVGRTRAISTSVPGSTPFESIDSTRRRTVSTSASFSAQSHLQLDSCGIGVKPTKTDKKKRSSASFSSDGSESLLLVPNQEQTSDTLHDKILKKVIEKDKYLDLGLIQPEKKMKLEETCQPIGKKKDKERKDKKDHFKVKQKKKKKKKKSKQHNLSDFEDLPLSLLERCSSPCRPFTPQGNASSKLTAFQYPRAILSVDLTGENLSDIDFLEDSSTESLFLSGDEYGQDLDSFTMDDFQEEDNEEQGASREIVRCICEMDDENGFMIQCEECMCWQHSVCVGLLEDCVPDLYICYMCRDPPGQRWSAKYQHSKEWLNKGHMYGLPFLSENYSHQNAKKIVSTHQLLADVFSVKKVLHGLQLKMDILQRKHSPSLHLWARSWVKSDEDKTMVNCPNHILIQGQLSDGRSCYPSLDNYITSEHSYQKPLGLGLDPWSSTISEGRSNWEPAVPFGLKEEKEATLCSQSGCLGDPEVDSSGQGRSCLQLQLNLLNHVEDVQKQVARRMDLIEKELDVLENWLDFTGELEPPDPLARLPQLKWRMKQLLNDLVKVQQMGSLFSI from the exons ATGAGCAAAAAGCCCCCTAATCGTCCAGGTATCACTTTTGAAGTTGGGGCCAAGATTGAAGCTCAGGACTACCTTCATAAATG GTACCCCTCACACATTGAGAAGATCGATTATGAGGAGGGGAAAATGCTTGTTCACTTTGACCGCTGGAGCCATCGATATGATGAGTGGATTTACTGGGACAGTAGTCGACTGCGTCCTCTGCAGAGACCAGCGCTTCGCAAAGAAGGTCTTAAGGAGGAGGATGAGATGGTT GAAAGACTCAGCGAGATGACAGCATCTCGCCATCATGAGCTTCCTGGAAGTACAGAGAGCACAGAGGACCAAACAGAGTTACCACAGTCAAGACAA GACTTGAGATCAGGTGAGGAGGTACTGGCTCGATGGACTGATTGCCGTTACTACCCTGCTAAGATAGAGTCTATAAGCAAAGAAG GTTCATACACAGTTCAGTTCTATGATGGAGTTGTTAGGTGTGTGAAGAGAATGCACATCAAGTCAATGCTTGACGATTCCAAAGGACAG GACTGGAATGCTCTGGTGAAGGCAGCCACTGCCAAGGACAAGCCAAGAACTAGTGCCAGCAGCAACAGGGATCATGAGGAGAGTTCAGAAGATGGGGACCCGGAAGACGAAGAGCTGGAAGTCACCCAGATGCCAG CAACACTGAAACCTATAAGTAAGGAGGACCCGAAACGATCCCCAGGACTACATGAAACTGTGAGATGcagaaaggagaaagaaaagattGATGCCTCATGCAACACAAAGGGCATGCGCTTCCCCAAAATGAGAG CCTCAAAAGGAGCTGAGGATGACATCTCTGTGAGGAAGGAAGATCAGGGAAATGCTGTAGGGCTTTCTGATGAG CGTCGTTTGGTAGGAACACACGATGAAAGCCCAGTGGGTCTGACAGAGCATCCCATAACACCCACCACAACCTCGCCCACCAAGCTACGCTGCCGGCGGCTTAAGCACACCTCAGGAGAGCCCATTGACAGCCCCAGGCAGTTGAAGGCCATGGTAGAGGAGGAGTCCACCCGCACAGAGATAGCTACACCTTCAGTGAAAGCCACACCCATAGTTACAGCCACTGCCTTACACA CAGCTTCCAGCACGCTTCAGCCCTCAGACCAGAGCCAGCAGCGGAGGCGTTCGCAGCGCTTGGCTATGTGGGCTCCTTCCATCCCCATGGGGAACACTCCCCCTGCCTCCACCTCCAGACCACATGAGACAGGCTCCGAGGTCCTCTTGGGTGAAACATCCATGCCATCTGTTcagatgg CCCCAGACTCTCCCTTCCTGGCAGAGAACTCCAAGCCAGCTACTGACCTTAACATAGATGTACCAGCTGTAACAAATTCATCATCTGTGGCACTGCCCCTCGAAACACCTCAGCTTCCCGTCACAGAGGTAGCCAAAGAAACTGACAGTCCCACACCCAGTCGCATAACCATTGGAGAGAAGTtatctgaacccacagcag TTGCTGGACTGAAGACAGCCTGCAggaatccaaaagcaaacaAGCATGCCAGGGAGCCAA TAATGAACACTATCAAGAGTGAAGGGGGGACTTCTCACAAGGATAGCTTCTTTGACCTGGATCACAACAAATTTAGCTGTAAGGTGCCGGGCTGTTCCAAGGCTTTCCGCAAGGCTAAACTGCTTGACTACCATCTCAAGTACTACCACAATGCAGAGAAGGAGTTTGAGGCAGGACCCTCCGGCAAGGTGGGCCGCACAAGGGCTATCTCTACCTCTGTGCCTGGCAGCACCCCATTTGAGAGCATTGACAGCACAAGGCGGAGGACAGTCTCGACATCTGCCT CTTTCTCTGCACAGAGTCACTTACAGCTAGATAGCTGTGGGATTGGTGTGAAACCAACCAAAACAGACAAGAAGAAGCGCTCATCTGCCTCTTTCAGTTCTGATGGGTCGGAGAGCCTGCTCCTTGTTCCCAACCAAGAACAGACTTCTGACACACTGCATGACAAAATCCTGAAGAAGGTCATAGAAAAGGACAAGTATTTGGACCTTG GACTGATCCAGcctgagaagaaaatgaaacttgAAGAGACATGTCAACCAATAG GAAAGAAGAAGGATAAAGAgcgaaaagacaaaaaagaccatttcaaagtaaaacaaaagaagaagaagaagaaaaagaaatccaAGCAGCATA ACTTGTCTGATTTTGAGGACCTGCCCCTGTCCCTCCTGGAGAGATGCTCCTCCCCTTGCAGGCCTTTTACTCCGCAGGGTAACGCCTCTTCCAAGCTCACAGCCTTTCAGTATCCCCGAGCCATCTTGTCTGTGGACCTCACTGGAGAAA ATCTGTCTGACATCGATTTCTTAGAAGATTCCTCCACGGAGAGTCTATTCTTGAGCGGTGATGAGTACGGCCAGGATCTGGACTCCTTCACTATGGACGACTTCCAGGAGGAAGACAATGAGGAGCAGGGCGCATCCAGGGAGATCGTACGTTGCATCTGTGAGATGGATGATGAGAATGGCTTCATGATTCAG TGTGAGGAATGCATGTGCTGGCAGCACAGCGTGTGCGTGGGTCTGCTGGAGGACTGTGTCCCTGACCTGTACATCTGCTACATGTGCAGGGACCCCCCAG GTCAGAGGTGGAGTGCCAAGTACCAGCACAGTAAGGAATGGCTCAACAAGGGCCACATGTATGGTCTGCCCTTCCTCTCGGAGAACTACTCGCATCAGAATGCCAAAAAAATTGTGTCCACACATCAGCTCCTGGCTGACGTGTTCAGCGTTAAAAAGGTGCTTCATGGACTACAACTCAAAATGGACATATTACA GAGGAAACACAGTCCAAGCTTGCACTTGTGGGCTCGGTCATGGGTTAAGTCAGACGAAGACAAAACCATGGTAAACTGCCCCAACCACATCCTCATCCAGGGCCAGCTGTCAGATGGTCGCAGTTGCTACCCCAGTCTGGACAACTACATCACCAGCGAGCACAGCTACCAGAAACCTTTAGGGCTAGGGCTGGACCCCTGGTCCTCTACCATCTCAGAAGGGCGGTCAAACTGGGAGCCTGCAGTGCCATTTGGACTGAAGGAGGAAAAG GAGGCTACTCTGTGTTCCCAGTCTGGGTGTCTCGGTGACCCTGAGGTGGATTCATCTGGACAGGGCAGAAGCTGTCTTCAGTTGCAGCTGAACCTACTGAATCACGTTGAGGATGTCCAGAAGCAGGTGGCCAGGAGAATGGACCTGATAGAGAAAGAGCTGGATG TGCTGGAGAACTGGCTGGACTTCactggtgagctggagcccCCAGACCCACTAGCTAGGCTGCCCCAGCTCAAGTGGCGCATGAAGCAGCTCCTGAACGACCTTGTCAAGGTGCAGCAGATGGGCTCATTGTTCTCCATCTGA
- the LOC108921978 gene encoding PHD finger protein 20-like protein 1 isoform X3, whose translation MSKKPPNRPGITFEVGAKIEAQDYLHKWYPSHIEKIDYEEGKMLVHFDRWSHRYDEWIYWDSSRLRPLQRPALRKEGLKEEDEMVERLSEMTASRHHELPGSTESTEDQTELPQSRQDLRSGEEVLARWTDCRYYPAKIESISKEGSYTVQFYDGVVRCVKRMHIKSMLDDSKGQDWNALVKAATAKDKPRTSASSNRDHEESSEDGDPEDEELEVTQMPATLKPISKEDPKRSPGLHETVRCRKEKEKIDASCNTKGMRFPKMRASKGAEDDISVRKEDQGNAVGLSDERRLVGTHDESPVGLTEHPITPTTTSPTKLRCRRLKHTSGEPIDSPRQLKAMVEEESTRTEIATPSVKATPIVTATALHTASSTLQPSDQSQQRRRSQRLAMWAPSIPMGNTPPASTSRPHETGSEVLLGETSMPSVQMAPDSPFLAENSKPATDLNIDVPAVTNSSSVALPLETPQLPVTEVAKETDSPTPSRITIGEKLSEPTAVAGLKTACRNPKANKHAREPIMNTIKSEGGTSHKDSFFDLDHNKFSCKVPGCSKAFRKAKLLDYHLKYYHNAEKEFEAGPSGKVGRTRAISTSVPGSTPFESIDSTRRRTVSTSAFNLCAHTHVLPSLAFSAQSHLQLDSCGIGVKPTKTDKKKRSSASFSSDGSESLLLVPNQEQTSDTLHDKILKKVIEKDKYLDLGLIQPEKKMKLEETCQPIGKKKDKERKDKKDHFKVKQKKKKKKKKSKQHNLSDFEDLPLSLLERCSSPCRPFTPQGNASSKLTAFQYPRAILSVDLTGENLSDIDFLEDSSTESLFLSGDEYGQDLDSFTMDDFQEEDNEEQGASREIVRCICEMDDENGFMIQCEECMCWQHSVCVGLLEDCVPDLYICYMCRDPPGQRWSAKYQHSKEWLNKGHMYGLPFLSENYSHQNAKKIVSTHQLLADVFSVKKVLHGLQLKMDILQRKHSPSLHLWARSWVKSDEDKTMVNCPNHILIQGQLSDGRSCYPSLDNYITSEHSYQKPLGLGLDPWSSTISEGRSNWEPAVPFGLKEEKSGCLGDPEVDSSGQGRSCLQLQLNLLNHVEDVQKQVARRMDLIEKELDVLENWLDFTGELEPPDPLARLPQLKWRMKQLLNDLVKVQQMGSLFSI comes from the exons ATGAGCAAAAAGCCCCCTAATCGTCCAGGTATCACTTTTGAAGTTGGGGCCAAGATTGAAGCTCAGGACTACCTTCATAAATG GTACCCCTCACACATTGAGAAGATCGATTATGAGGAGGGGAAAATGCTTGTTCACTTTGACCGCTGGAGCCATCGATATGATGAGTGGATTTACTGGGACAGTAGTCGACTGCGTCCTCTGCAGAGACCAGCGCTTCGCAAAGAAGGTCTTAAGGAGGAGGATGAGATGGTT GAAAGACTCAGCGAGATGACAGCATCTCGCCATCATGAGCTTCCTGGAAGTACAGAGAGCACAGAGGACCAAACAGAGTTACCACAGTCAAGACAA GACTTGAGATCAGGTGAGGAGGTACTGGCTCGATGGACTGATTGCCGTTACTACCCTGCTAAGATAGAGTCTATAAGCAAAGAAG GTTCATACACAGTTCAGTTCTATGATGGAGTTGTTAGGTGTGTGAAGAGAATGCACATCAAGTCAATGCTTGACGATTCCAAAGGACAG GACTGGAATGCTCTGGTGAAGGCAGCCACTGCCAAGGACAAGCCAAGAACTAGTGCCAGCAGCAACAGGGATCATGAGGAGAGTTCAGAAGATGGGGACCCGGAAGACGAAGAGCTGGAAGTCACCCAGATGCCAG CAACACTGAAACCTATAAGTAAGGAGGACCCGAAACGATCCCCAGGACTACATGAAACTGTGAGATGcagaaaggagaaagaaaagattGATGCCTCATGCAACACAAAGGGCATGCGCTTCCCCAAAATGAGAG CCTCAAAAGGAGCTGAGGATGACATCTCTGTGAGGAAGGAAGATCAGGGAAATGCTGTAGGGCTTTCTGATGAG CGTCGTTTGGTAGGAACACACGATGAAAGCCCAGTGGGTCTGACAGAGCATCCCATAACACCCACCACAACCTCGCCCACCAAGCTACGCTGCCGGCGGCTTAAGCACACCTCAGGAGAGCCCATTGACAGCCCCAGGCAGTTGAAGGCCATGGTAGAGGAGGAGTCCACCCGCACAGAGATAGCTACACCTTCAGTGAAAGCCACACCCATAGTTACAGCCACTGCCTTACACA CAGCTTCCAGCACGCTTCAGCCCTCAGACCAGAGCCAGCAGCGGAGGCGTTCGCAGCGCTTGGCTATGTGGGCTCCTTCCATCCCCATGGGGAACACTCCCCCTGCCTCCACCTCCAGACCACATGAGACAGGCTCCGAGGTCCTCTTGGGTGAAACATCCATGCCATCTGTTcagatgg CCCCAGACTCTCCCTTCCTGGCAGAGAACTCCAAGCCAGCTACTGACCTTAACATAGATGTACCAGCTGTAACAAATTCATCATCTGTGGCACTGCCCCTCGAAACACCTCAGCTTCCCGTCACAGAGGTAGCCAAAGAAACTGACAGTCCCACACCCAGTCGCATAACCATTGGAGAGAAGTtatctgaacccacagcag TTGCTGGACTGAAGACAGCCTGCAggaatccaaaagcaaacaAGCATGCCAGGGAGCCAA TAATGAACACTATCAAGAGTGAAGGGGGGACTTCTCACAAGGATAGCTTCTTTGACCTGGATCACAACAAATTTAGCTGTAAGGTGCCGGGCTGTTCCAAGGCTTTCCGCAAGGCTAAACTGCTTGACTACCATCTCAAGTACTACCACAATGCAGAGAAGGAGTTTGAGGCAGGACCCTCCGGCAAGGTGGGCCGCACAAGGGCTATCTCTACCTCTGTGCCTGGCAGCACCCCATTTGAGAGCATTGACAGCACAAGGCGGAGGACAGTCTCGACATCTGCCT tTAAcctgtgtgcacacacacacgtcttgCCCTCTCTAGCTTTCTCTGCACAGAGTCACTTACAGCTAGATAGCTGTGGGATTGGTGTGAAACCAACCAAAACAGACAAGAAGAAGCGCTCATCTGCCTCTTTCAGTTCTGATGGGTCGGAGAGCCTGCTCCTTGTTCCCAACCAAGAACAGACTTCTGACACACTGCATGACAAAATCCTGAAGAAGGTCATAGAAAAGGACAAGTATTTGGACCTTG GACTGATCCAGcctgagaagaaaatgaaacttgAAGAGACATGTCAACCAATAG GAAAGAAGAAGGATAAAGAgcgaaaagacaaaaaagaccatttcaaagtaaaacaaaagaagaagaagaagaaaaagaaatccaAGCAGCATA ACTTGTCTGATTTTGAGGACCTGCCCCTGTCCCTCCTGGAGAGATGCTCCTCCCCTTGCAGGCCTTTTACTCCGCAGGGTAACGCCTCTTCCAAGCTCACAGCCTTTCAGTATCCCCGAGCCATCTTGTCTGTGGACCTCACTGGAGAAA ATCTGTCTGACATCGATTTCTTAGAAGATTCCTCCACGGAGAGTCTATTCTTGAGCGGTGATGAGTACGGCCAGGATCTGGACTCCTTCACTATGGACGACTTCCAGGAGGAAGACAATGAGGAGCAGGGCGCATCCAGGGAGATCGTACGTTGCATCTGTGAGATGGATGATGAGAATGGCTTCATGATTCAG TGTGAGGAATGCATGTGCTGGCAGCACAGCGTGTGCGTGGGTCTGCTGGAGGACTGTGTCCCTGACCTGTACATCTGCTACATGTGCAGGGACCCCCCAG GTCAGAGGTGGAGTGCCAAGTACCAGCACAGTAAGGAATGGCTCAACAAGGGCCACATGTATGGTCTGCCCTTCCTCTCGGAGAACTACTCGCATCAGAATGCCAAAAAAATTGTGTCCACACATCAGCTCCTGGCTGACGTGTTCAGCGTTAAAAAGGTGCTTCATGGACTACAACTCAAAATGGACATATTACA GAGGAAACACAGTCCAAGCTTGCACTTGTGGGCTCGGTCATGGGTTAAGTCAGACGAAGACAAAACCATGGTAAACTGCCCCAACCACATCCTCATCCAGGGCCAGCTGTCAGATGGTCGCAGTTGCTACCCCAGTCTGGACAACTACATCACCAGCGAGCACAGCTACCAGAAACCTTTAGGGCTAGGGCTGGACCCCTGGTCCTCTACCATCTCAGAAGGGCGGTCAAACTGGGAGCCTGCAGTGCCATTTGGACTGAAGGAGGAAAAG TCTGGGTGTCTCGGTGACCCTGAGGTGGATTCATCTGGACAGGGCAGAAGCTGTCTTCAGTTGCAGCTGAACCTACTGAATCACGTTGAGGATGTCCAGAAGCAGGTGGCCAGGAGAATGGACCTGATAGAGAAAGAGCTGGATG TGCTGGAGAACTGGCTGGACTTCactggtgagctggagcccCCAGACCCACTAGCTAGGCTGCCCCAGCTCAAGTGGCGCATGAAGCAGCTCCTGAACGACCTTGTCAAGGTGCAGCAGATGGGCTCATTGTTCTCCATCTGA